The proteins below come from a single Microbulbifer sp. Q7 genomic window:
- a CDS encoding carbonic anhydrase produces the protein MDHVISGVAKFQKEVFPGKKARFSELAEGQSPEVLFITCADSRIDPNLVTQTEPGELFICRNAGNVVPPHSSQTGGMTASIEFAVAALGVSHIVVCGHTDCGAMKGAIEPEKLESLPHVKEWLGHCRSATEVVRDRNGSLSTENLDEVTAENVVQQLQHLRTHPAVATGLASGRVTLHGWVYNIGSGEVLCFDEETRDFKPMDERYRAIFGDLPEAGGNDCC, from the coding sequence GCTTCTCTGAACTGGCCGAGGGGCAGAGCCCTGAAGTGCTGTTCATCACCTGCGCGGATTCGCGTATCGACCCGAATCTGGTGACCCAGACCGAACCGGGTGAACTGTTTATCTGCCGCAACGCCGGGAATGTGGTGCCTCCCCACAGCAGCCAGACCGGTGGCATGACCGCCTCCATCGAATTTGCCGTGGCTGCCCTGGGGGTTTCCCATATCGTGGTATGTGGGCACACCGACTGTGGCGCCATGAAGGGAGCTATCGAACCTGAGAAGCTGGAGAGCCTGCCGCACGTGAAGGAGTGGCTGGGGCACTGCCGCTCTGCCACCGAGGTTGTACGTGACCGCAACGGCTCCCTGAGCACCGAGAATCTGGATGAGGTGACGGCAGAAAATGTCGTCCAGCAGTTGCAGCATTTGCGCACGCATCCGGCGGTTGCCACCGGGCTGGCGAGTGGTCGGGTTACCTTGCACGGCTGGGTGTACAACATCGGCAGCGGGGAAGTGCTCTGCTTCGATGAGGAAACACGCGATTTCAAGCCAATGGATGAGCGCTACCGCGCTATTTTTGGCGACCTGCCGGAGGCGGGCGGCAACGACTGCT